TGCCAGGCATGGCATTGCGGTGATCATGCTCACGGCCATGGGCGAACTGAGCGATCGGGTGGTGGGCCTGGAGCTGGGCGCCGATGATTACCTGACCAAGCCTTTCGATGCACGGGAGTTATTGGCGCGGGTACGCGCAGTGCTCAGGCGTACCGCCGAGATTGCCGCCCCCGCGCAGGACTCATCACGCACAATCCTCGAGTTTGCAGACTGGCAGTTGGATATCACACGTCGCGAATTACGCTCGCCGGAAAAAGTCATGATTCCGCTGTCTACCGGGGAATTCGAGTTGCTGCTGGTATTCGCCGAGCACCCGCGCCGCATCCTTACTCGCCAGCAATTGCTCGATCTGGCGCGGGGTGAGTCTTACGACGCCTTTGATCGCAGCATTGATGTGCAAGTCAGCCGACTGCGCCGCAAGCTCGAAGCCGACATACACGCTGAGCCGATGATTCGGACCATCCGCAATGGCGGATATCTGTTCAGCCCGAGCGTGATCAAACGATGAATGTGTTATCCAGGCTACGCGCCCGATACCATCGCCCCCACGACACCGTGGCTCGCTGGATCGCCCTGACCACCATGGCGGCGATGTTGACGTCGCTGGGGCTCTACAGCGTTTTCAGCCTGGTGGCCGGCGTATGGGCCCGACCGCCGATTCTCGAAACCGGCTTGATGGAACGGGTGGCGAGCATTTCCCGGATTATCAACGCAGCGCCTGTTCATCAGCGACACACGCTTACCCAGGCTGCCACCGACAAGGTCTTCAGCGTGCAGTGGTTGGCGCGCCGCGAAGATGCACATTTACCCGAGATCAACGACCCGGGTTTCAACGATGGCCAAAAATTGCTGCGCGATCTGCTGGAGATGCCTGCCGCCTCCATCGAAGCCTACGAGCCGGATGATTGGGCCGCCGAACACGTCAAGCGCCCCTATACGTTGATGGTTCAGTTAACCGATGGGTCCTGGATGCAGTTCTCGGTGCCCACCCGCAGATGGGGGCTGGACCCGTTCAAGCGCAACCTGATCGTGATCGTGCTGGCACTGTTGTCGACGGTGGCTGTGGCGCTTATCGCGACCCGCCATCTGGCGACGCCGCTTGAACGCTTTGCCCAAGGGGCACGGCGCTTCGGCAAGGATTTCCGTGCACCGCCCATTCCTGTAGTCGGCCCTCACGAAATCCGCCAGGCGATCCTGGCCTTCAATGCCATGCAGGCGCAGATCCAGCATTTTCTGAATGACCGCACGCAAATGCTTGCCGCTATCTCCCACGATTTGCGCGCACCGCTCACCCGTATGCGGCTGCGAGGTGAGTTCATTGAGGATGCCGAACAGCAGAGCCGATTGTTCCGCGATGTTGATGAGATGCAGGCCATGGTCAACAGTGCGCTGAACTTCTTCCGGGATGACGCGAGGCTTGAACCGGCTACAGCGTTCGACCTGGCAGAATTGCTGCTGACGGTGGTCGATGACTTCAAGGATGCTGGCACCGAGGTTACCTATGAGGGCCCCGCCAGGTTGGTGTATGTCGGCCGCCCGATCGGCCTTAAACGTGCGCTGAGCAATCTGGTGGACAACGCCATCAAATACGGGAGCGAAGCGGGTGTTCGCTTGACAGCCGAAGGTGATCGCGTGCAGATCCAGGTCGTTGATCGCGGGCCGGGCATTGCCAGCGAGTACCAGGAGCAGGTGTTTGCGCCGTTCTTTCGTATCGAGGGCTCACGCAACAAAAATACCGGCGGCGTTGGTTTGGGCCTACCCACGGCCCGGGCGACGGTGCTTGAGCACGGCGGCTCGCTGACATTACACAACCGCGCCGCTGATGGGCTGGAAGTGCGTGTGGTTTTGCCGATGAATTAAGTTGATCCGACGCCCTGTCGAGCAGACAAAAAGCCGGACCCTGTAGCGCTCCGTCAGCAGCGTGGGGTGTGCTGGTCCATGGCCTTGCCCACCAGCAACACACTCAGCTCACTCAACTGATGAATGGCCAGGGCGACATCGCGGTGCTTGCCGGTGAGGTCATCGGAGAGGTCAAGCAGCAAGGTGCTGACGGAACACACGGTTTCGTAGCTGTTGATCAGCAGGGTTTCGGTGGACACATCGGGGATAACGGTGAAGAGGGTGGTGGGTGGTGTATCGATTTCTTTGATCATTACCGTGCTCCTGGTCTAGAAAGTCCAAAAGTGGGCTACTAAACCCGATCACCGAGACATTCGGCGACCGGCAAACCTTAGAGAGCCCCACCCAAGGGCACAAGCCAGCGGATTCTGACGTAAGTGTAGGCAATGGAGGAGGCTGCTGACCTTGATGTCAGTCTGGTCCTACAGGCGTCCTACGTACTCTCCCGCACCTGCAACTCAAAGCCCATATCCACCACCGGCTTGGCGATCTTGTTGCCCGCCATGATCGTCAGCAAATGCTCCGCCGCACGTCGGCCAATCGCTTCACGCGGCGTGCTGATGCTGCTCAAGCGCGGCACCATGAAGGACGACGCCGGCAGGTCGTTAAAGCCCAGCACCGCCACGCGTTCCGGCACGTTGATGCCATGGCGCATGGCCTCCAGCAGCGCGCCTTGGGCCAGGTCGTCGTTGCCGAAGAAAATCGCATCCACATCCGGATGGGCCGCCAGCAGTTGCAAAAACAGCTCGCCGCCCAGCCCCACGGAGGAGGGGCGCGGCGTCAGCAGCTCCAGCGCCGGGTCGTACCGGCCGGCTTGCTGCAAGGCGCGGCGAAAACCTTCGCCACGCAGCAGCGTGCGTTGGTCCAGTTGCGCGCCAATATAGGCCAGGCGTTTGTAACCCCGGGACAGCAGATGTGCCGCCGCCGTTTCACCTGCCGCCAACTGCGAGAAGCCCACGCAGTTCACGCCGGCGTTGGGGTCCAGGTCCATCATGTATACGCTCGGCACATTACTCGCCTCGACCATCCGTCGGGCGCTTTCGGTGCGATCAAAGCCGGTCAGCAACAAACCCCTTGGCTGGTAGGCCATGTAGTTGCGCAGCAGGTTTTCTTCTTCATCGCGTGAATAGTGCGAGTTGCCGATCAGCACCTCAAAGCCCTTGGGCCGCAGCACCTGGTGGATGGCTTCGAGGGTTTCGATAAACAGCAGGTTGGACAGCGACGGCACGATGACCACCACCGAATGGCTCTGCGCCGAGGCCAGGGCGCGGGCGGCGGGGTTGACTACGTAGTTGAGTTCGGCGGCGGCGCGTTGCACTTTTTCCGCCAGTTCGGTGGCCACGGTACTCACGCCACGCAGGGCGCGGGAGGCGGTAATCGGGCTGACGCCGGCCAGGCGGGCTACTTCGTTGAGGGTAGGGCGACCGGTGGTGCGAGTATTTTTATCGTTCTTAGAGGTCATCAGGCAGCTTGCCAAACAAAAATCGAGGCACTAAGGTAGCGCTGTCTCCATAAGGCTGCAAATTCTTGAGCGTTGGGTTGCCTGATCCGGTCTGCTCTTGTGTAAGTCGCTTGGCGAGGATGCACGCGTCACTCCATAAAAAAAGACAAGACGGCGCGGGAAAAGCCTGTTTTTGCACTAGCCTTACAGCGTGCAAAGGTAGCGCTATCTGCGTCCTGAGGTGTTTATGAGTCAACCTGTTACCGCCCTGGTCATCATGGGTGTTTCCGGCTGTGGCAAGTCCAGCGTCAGCGAAGCCCTGTGCCGCCTGAACGGCGCCACCGCGATTGAAGGCGACAGCTTTCACCCCGCCGCGAACATCGAAAAGATGAGCGCCGGCCACCCCCTCAACGACGACGACCGCGCCGGCTGGCTCGACATCCTGTGCGATGAGCTGCGCCGCTCGCTCAAGGCCGGTGAACACCCGGTGCTCACCTGTTCGGCGCTTAAAAAGAAATACCGCGATCACCTGCGCGAAGCCGCGCCGGGCCTGGGCTTTGTATTTCTGGAGCTGACCCGCGCCGTGGCCGCCGACCGCGTGTCCCATCGCCCTGGGCACTTCATGCCGGCCAGCCTGATCGACAGCCAGTTCGCCACGCTTGAATCGCCCGTGGGCGAGCCGCTGACCCTGGCGCTCAACGCCAGTGAAGACAGCGTCGAGGAACTGGCCGAGCAAACCCATGCCTGGTGGCTGCAACACGGCTTTGAACCTAATCCTTAATTTTTTGCCGGAAAAGATAGCGCTATCCCCGGCAGGAAGTTCAACACCCGCTTTAATAACAACAACAAACAGGAGAGACCCCCCATGTTTGGCATGTCCCACGAGTCCTACCTGCTGCTAGACGCAGTGGTCACTATCATCGGGTTGATCGTTCTGATCACCAAGTTCAAGGTGCACCCGTTCATTGCACTGATCATCGCGGCCGGGTTCCTCGGCCTGACCTCGGGCATGCCCGTGGACAAGATCATCAAGGCGTTCCAGGACGGCTTCGGCGGGGTGCTCGGCTTTGTCGGCATCATCCTCGCGTTGGGCACGATGCTCGGCAAAATGATGGCTGAATCCGGCGGCGCCGATCAGATCGCCCAGACCCTGATCCGCGCCTTCGGCAAGGAAAAAGTCCAGTGGGCCATGATGTTCGCCGCGTTTCTGGTGGGCATCCCGCTGTTCTTCGAGATCGGCTTTGTGCTGCTGATCCCGCTGGTGTTTATCGTGGCGCGCCGCACCGGCGTGTCGCTGATCAAGATCGGTATCCCGCTGCTTGCCGGCCTGTCGGCGGTGCACGGCCTGGTGCCACCGCACCCGGGCCCGCTGCTGGCCATCGGCGTGTTTGGCGCGGACATCGGCAAGACCATCCTGTATGGCCTGATCGTCGCGCTGCCGACCGCCATCATCGCCGGGCCGATCTTCGGTACGTTTATCGCCAAGTACATCCCGGGCAACCCGTCCCAGGAACTGGTCGATCAACTGGCCCGCGAGCCTGAGAACAAGAACCTGCCGAGCTTCAGCGTCACCTTGATCACCGTGCTGCTGCCGGTGTTCCTGATGCTGCTGAAAACCTTCGCCGACATCGCGTTTGCCGAAGGCAATGTGGTGCGCAACTGGATGGACATGATCGGTCACCCGATCACCGCACTGCTGCTGGCGCTGCTGCTGTCGCTGTACACCTTTGGTACTCGCCAGGGCATCCATTCCAAGCAGATCCTCAAGTTGCTCGACGCGAGCCTTGCGCCGACTGCCGCGATCATCCTGATCATTGGCGCCGGTGGCGGTTTCAAGCAGATGCTGGTGACCAGCGGCGTGGGTGATGTGATCGGCCATATGGCCGTGAATGCGCAGATCAACCCGATTCTGCTGGCCTGGCTGGTGGCGGCGGTGATTCGTGTGGCAACCGGTTCGGCAACAGTGGCGACCATTACCGGCGCGGGCATTGTGGTGCCGGTGGTGGGGATGATCCCGGGGGTTAACCGTGAGCTGCTGGTGCTGGCGACGGGCGCGGGTTCGTTGATCCTGTCTCACGTCAACGATGCGGGGTTCTGGCTGGTGAAGCAGTACTTCAATATGACCGTGGCGGAGACGTTCAAGACCTGGACGGCGATGGAGACCATCCTGTCGGTGGTGGCGTTGATCTTTATCATGTTGCTGTCGTTGGTGGTCTGACAGACACGCCATGAAGCAGGGGTGAAAACCCAATCCAAATGTGGGAGCGGGCTTGCTCGCGAATACGCAGTGTCAGTCACTGGATTTGGCGACTGATCCACCGCATTCGCGAGCAAGCCCGCTCCCACAGTTTTGACTGCATTTCTGCAGGTGCGCAGGGTCAGGCTTTGTTGACCAGCCCATCGGCCCGGAACATCCCGCGAATCCCGCGTACCGCCTGGCGAATCCGGTCCTGGTTTTCGATCAGCGCAAAGCGCACATGATCATCGCCGTACTCGCCAAAGCCAATCCCCGGCGACACACACACCTTGGCTTCCAGCAGCAGTTTCTTGGCAAATTCCAGCGAGCCCATGGCGGCATACGGCTCGGGAATCTTCGCCCAGACGTACATCGACGCCTTCGGGTTCTCGACCATCCAGCCCAGCTCATGCAGGCCCTTGACCAGCACATTGCGGCGCTGGCGGTACTGCTCGGCAATGTCTTTCACGCACTGTTGGTCGCCTTCCAGCGCGGCAATTGCCGCCACTTGCAGCGGGGTGAAGGTGCCGTAGTCGTGGTAACTCTTGATCCGCGCCAGGGCGTTGACCAGTTCCGGGTTACCGACCATAAAGCCAATGCGCCAGCCGGCCATGTTGTAGCTCTTGGACAGGGTGAAAAACTCCACCGCAATGTCCTTGGCGCCGGGCACTTGCATGATCGACGGGGCTTTCCAGCCATCGTAGACGATGTCGGCGTACGCCAGGTCGTGCACCACCAGTACGTCGTACTGTTTGGCGAGGGCGATCACCCGTTCGAAGAAATCCAGCTCCACGCACTGCGCGGTGGGGTTGGACGGAAAGCCGAGGATCATCATCTTCGGCTTGGGGATCGAGCCGCGAATCGCCCGTTCCAGCTCGGCGAAGAAGTCCACGCCAGGCACCAGCGGCACCGAGCGCACCTGGGCGCCGGCAATCACGGCACCGTAGATGTGAATCGGGTAGCTGGGGTTCGGCACCAGTACGGTGTCGCCCTGGTCCAGGGTGGCCAGCATCAGGTGCGCCAGGCCCTCCTTGGAACCGATGGTCACGATGGCTTCCGACTCGGGGTCGATGTCCACCTCATAGCGGTCCTTGTACCAGCGCGAAATCGCCCGGCGCAGGCGCGGAATGCCTTTGGAGGTGGAGTAGCCGTGGGTGTCTTCGCGTTGGGCGACGGTGACCATTTTTTCCACGATGTGTGGAGGCGTGGCGCCGTCAGGGTTACCCATGCTCAAGTCGATGATGTCTTCGCCGCGCCGACGCGCAGCCATCTTCAGCTCGGCAGTGATATTGAACACGTAAGGGGGGAGTCGATCTATGCGCGCAAAGCGGCGCGGCGAACCTTGGTCTGCCATTGTTGCCTCGGAGTACGTAAGCGCCCGGAACCGTCCGAGCGACGTCGGCCACTGCGGTGGCCTGCGGGGCAGACAATACGGGCGATGATGGCCGGTTGTCCAGATGCCGGGGAAAAATTTCTGCATGGAGTGCGGCGTGCAAATGCCCCTATACTCGATACGGGTTTGTTCCCTTATAAGAAGGAGACTGTTCGTATGGATCAGCAGACAAAACAACCGTTAGAGCCACGCATGGAAGAAGGCAAAGCCTTGGTGATCGCCGGTGTACAGGGGCGTTATTCCAAGGCCACCGTCGGTGATATCCCACGGCTGTGGGAATTATTTGATACCTGCATCAAGGACATCAAGCAGCGCGTCGGCGGCGTGACCTACGGCGTGTGCCATAACCCCAGCCATGGCGAGTTCGATTACCTGGCCGGGGTTGAAGTGCCGCGCAAAAGCGATGTGCCCGGTAATTTCGAGTCCATCGAAATCCCGCTGCACCACTACGCGGTGTTCCCGCACTACGGCCCGGTGCAGGCACTGGAACAGACGTACGAGCGGATCATGTTCGAGTGGTTGCCGCACTCGGGCTACAAGGTCGCCGGGGCGGATTTCGAGCGCTACAGCGCGGATTTTGATGCGCGCAAGGGCACAGGCAGTGTCGAGATCTGGTTGCCGGTGGAAGCCAAGTAAACCTTTCTGATCGGCGCTCGATCTGCGTGGCGCGCGAGCTTGCTCCCTCGCCACAGGTTTAGCGTCGCTTATGCGATTAGTGTGAGCGCCAGGCGCCGCTCATTACCAATCCGCCCCTTATACGCCTCCCCGCTGTCCACCCAGCCTGCACTCAGATACAACCGCATCGCCGCCACATTGTCCGCATCCACCGACAGCTCCAGCGCCTTGATCTGCGGCCACGCCTGCAGAGCCGCGGCCGGCAGCGCCTGCAAGCAGGCTTTGCCGAACCCCCGCCCTTGCTGGTTGCGGTCCACCTGTAAAGCATGCAGCGTCGCGCTGTGTTCATCGGCCCAGTGGGGCAGGCACGGCGGGCGTTTGAGCAGCAGAAAGGCCACGGGCAGGTCATCGGCGAGCAGGGCGAAGCCTTTGATGGCGGCGGGGTTGGGGTTGACCAGCAGGCTGTTCAGCGCGCAGTAGATATCGCCGGAATACGCCAGTTGTTCGGGATGCACCTGCAGGGTGTCGAGTTGCTGTTTCTGCACAAGGCTCAGCGTCTCATAGGAGGCGAGGCGGGTTTCCATGGGTGACGCATCCGAAATCCTACAAAGAGACAGGAATTCTAGCGGGTTTGCCGGGGGCGAAATTATTTTTCAACGGGGTGTCGATTTACCCAAGGGTGATTCGACTAAGGGTGTTCCTTGTGATTTTCCACCCCCCAGGAGTGTCGCCATGAGTACTGCAATCAACCGCCTGATCGAGCAATGGAAACACGCGGTTACCGCCAAGGATATCGAGAAAATTGTCAGCTATTACGCCGACGATATCCTCGCGTTCGACGCCGTTGCCGCGCTGCAATTCAAGGGCAAGGCCGCCTACCGCGCCCATTGGGAAGAATGCATGAAACAGTGCCCCGGCCCCGGCATTTTCGAGTTTCATGAGTTGCATATCGTGGAGGCGCCGGACAGCGCATTTGCCCACTGGCTCGCGCACTGCGGCGGCACCGGGCCGGATGGGGTGCTCAAGACGTGCTGGATGCGCGTGACTGCCGGCTACCAACGCATCAATGGCCAATGGAAGGTGGTGCATGAGCATTGGTCTGCGCCCTTCGATATGCAAACCGGCGCCGGTCTGTTCGACCTGAAACCCTGACCGCCACGAACTATAGTCAGTAGTCCGAAAACGGAGACGCACATGAAATACCTCTGCCTGATTTACAGCAACGAGCAGGTGTTGCATACCTCGCCCGACAGCCCTGCCGACCCGGAGTGTTTCGCCTACGCCCAGGCCATCCAGGCCAGCGGCCGGATGCTCGCCGCCGAGCCGCTGGAGTCGGTGAGCACCGCCACCACCGTGCGGATGCGCAATGGCAAGCTGTCGATCACCGACGGGCCGTTTGCCGAAACCAAGGAGCAGCTCGCCGGGTTCTACCTGATAGAGGCCAAGGATTTGAATGAGGCGATCCAGGTGGCCGGTGGCATTCCGGCGGCCAGGGTCGGCAGTGTGGAAGTGCGCCCCGTGCGTGAATTGAATCTCTGAATACAACAATCACAAGATTCCAGGAGGTTTACCCATGACCACTCAACCCGCTGAATTTGAACTGTCCATCAGCCGCGTAATCGATGCGCCCCGCAGCCGGGTGTTCCGTGCCTGGACCGAGCCCGCGCTGCTGCAACAATGGTGGGGGCCCTACGGCATGACTACCCCCGAGTGCGAAATGAACCTGTGGGTCGGTGGCCTGTTTCGCACCTTGATGCGCGCCCCGGATGGCACCGAATACCCGACACAGGGCGTGTTTCTGGAAATCGTCGCGCCACGGCGGCTGGTATTTACCGACGCCTTTGCGCCGGGCTGGATCCCTTCGGGCAAGCCGTTTATGACCGCCGAAGTGACCCTGCAGGAAGTCGACGGCAACAAGACCCTCTACACCGCCCGTGCCATGCATTGGAGCCAGGAAGACAAGCAGGCCCACGAGGCCATGGGCTTTCATGACGGCTGGGGCCAGAGCCTGGAGCGCCTGGTGACGCTGGTCACCCAGGGCCTGCCCGATTGACGCCGGCGATCGAGGCGATTTACCGCAGCGAATCGCGGCGCGTGTTGGCGACGCTGATTCGCGTGCTCGGTGATTTCGACTTGGCCGAAGAAGCGCTGCATGAGGCGTTTTTTGTCGCTGTGCAGCGCTGGCCGCAGGACGGTGTACCGGACAACCCTAGGGCCTGGCTGGTCTCGACCGGGCGTTTCAAAGCCATCGACCGGTTACGTCGCCAGGCTCGATTTACCCCTTTATTGCAGGAGCAGGCCGACGCGCTGGAGGCGACCGACTGGAATGTTGAAGACGTGGAAGACGACCGCCTGCGCCTGATTTTCACCTGCTGCCACCCGGCGCTGGCGCCCGACGCCCAGGCGGCGCTGACCTTGCGTGAGATCTGCGACCTCACCACCGAGGAAATCGCCCGCGCTTTTCTCGCCACGCCCACCACCATCGCCCAGCGCATCGTGCGCGCCAAGGGCAAGATCCGCGAGGCAAGGATCCCCTATCAAGTGCCGAGCCTCGACGAATTGCCCGAGCGCCTCGACAGCGTGTTGCGCGTGGTCTATCTGGTGTTCAACGAGGGTTATTCGGCGTCGATGGGGGCGGACCTCACACGGGAGGATCTGACCCGCGAAGCCATTCGCCTCGCTCGCCTGCTGATGGAGTTGCTGCCCGAGCCTGAAGTGATCGGGTTGCTGGCGCTGATGTTGCTCCACGAATCGCGCCGAGCGGCACGGACCTCGGCGGGCGGTGAACTGGTGCTGCTGGATGAACAGGACCGTTCGCTGTGGGACGCGTCCTTGATTGCTGAAGGCTGCGCACTGGTGGAACAGGCGCTGACCAACGGGCGTTTTGGGCCGTATTGCCTGCAGGCGGCCATAGCGGCGGTGCATGCCGAAGCGCCGAATGCGGGGGAAACCGACTGGCTGCAGATTGTCGGGCTTTACGATGTGTTGCTCAGGCAGATGCCATCGCCGGTGATCGAACTCAACCGCGCTGTGGCGGTGGCGATGGCGCAGGGGCCGTTGGCGGGGCTGGAACAGGTGGACAGTATTTTGCACCGCGGGGAGTTGCTGGATTACCACTTGGCGCATGCGGCGCGAGGGGAGTTTTGTCGGCAGTTGGGGCGGGTTGCAGAGGCCCGTGCGGCGTACGAAAACGCCCTGTCGCTGACCCGGCAAACCCCGGAAAAGCGCTTCCTCGAACGACGCCTGGCCGAACTCAAATAAACCACACAATAAAACTCCAAATGTGGAAGCTGGCTTGCCTGCGATAGCGGAGTGTCAGGCGACAAAAATGTCGACTGTCAGGCCCACATCGCTGGCAAGCCAGCGCCTACGGTTTGATCAGTCCAGCATCAACCCCAACATCCAGCTCCCCGCCGGCCCAGGCGGGTGGTGCCGCGACCACAGCGCATCCACCGCCACCGAGCGCGGCCAGCTGCGCACGTTGAGTTCAACCAGCCCGGCGTTGCCAAAGCGCTCCACCAGCCAGCGCGGCAACGCCGCCCAGCCGAAACCGAGTTGGGCCATTTCCATCAGCATCAGAAAGCTCGGGGCCGACCACACACGGCCACTGGGGCGGGTTTCATTCGGGTTGATGATGCTCGCCAGGCGCAGTTCACGGTGCTGCTGCAGGGCTTGTTGGTTGATGTCAGCCAAGCTGGCCAAGGGATGATCCGGCGCGACGAACAGCGCGATTTCCGTGCGTTCCGCCACGGGCGCACGGGTCAGGTCGGGGGGATAAACCTCTTGAGCCTCGACAAACGCCATCTGGGCGCGGCCGCTTTGTACCAGGGCGATCAAGTCTTCGCATTCGGCGATCAACCATTCCAGTTCCAGGTCCGGGTAGCGTTGCTCAAAGGCTTTGAGGGCAAGTTCGAAGCGTTCCGATTGGTAGGTATCAGACATCGCAATCGTCACTTTAGGCTCCAAACCCTGGGCCAACTGGCTCGCCGCCAGTTCCAGGCGGCTGCTGGCCTCCAGCACCTGCTCGGCGCGTTGCAGCAACACATGGCCCGCCGGGGTGAGCGTCGGCTTGCGGCTGCTGCGATCAAACAGCACCACATCCAGGTCAATCTCCAGGCTCGCCACCGCGGCGCTGACGGTGGACTGGCTCTTGCCCAACTTGCGCGCTGCCGCCGAAAACGAGCCTTGGGTGGCCGCTTGCACAAATGCCTGCAGCACTTCATTGGAGGCCATAAGTATCGCCTTGCTCGATGGTTATTGGTTATGAAGTATCGAGTCTAGGGGTGATCATGGCAACCATCGTCACTCACGGAGCCGGGTTATGAACCCTACCAAGTCGATTACTGAACGTGTTTGCCAGGCCATCGGTTTTGAGGCGCTGGCCTTGTTGATCTGCACCCCGTTGCTGGCGTGGATCATGAACAAACCGGCCCTGGAAATGGGCATGGTCACCCTGGCGCTCAGCCTGATGGCGCTGACCTGGAACGTGATTTTCAACGGCCTGTTTGACCGTCTCAAGGTGCGCCTGCAACTGGCCAACAACGCCTGGACCCGCGTGCTGCACGCGCTGATGTTTGAAGGTGGCCTGATCCTGGTGGCCGTGCCATTG
The genomic region above belongs to Pseudomonas poae and contains:
- the alaC gene encoding alanine transaminase; amino-acid sequence: MADQGSPRRFARIDRLPPYVFNITAELKMAARRRGEDIIDLSMGNPDGATPPHIVEKMVTVAQREDTHGYSTSKGIPRLRRAISRWYKDRYEVDIDPESEAIVTIGSKEGLAHLMLATLDQGDTVLVPNPSYPIHIYGAVIAGAQVRSVPLVPGVDFFAELERAIRGSIPKPKMMILGFPSNPTAQCVELDFFERVIALAKQYDVLVVHDLAYADIVYDGWKAPSIMQVPGAKDIAVEFFTLSKSYNMAGWRIGFMVGNPELVNALARIKSYHDYGTFTPLQVAAIAALEGDQQCVKDIAEQYRQRRNVLVKGLHELGWMVENPKASMYVWAKIPEPYAAMGSLEFAKKLLLEAKVCVSPGIGFGEYGDDHVRFALIENQDRIRQAVRGIRGMFRADGLVNKA
- a CDS encoding SRPBCC family protein, with translation MTTQPAEFELSISRVIDAPRSRVFRAWTEPALLQQWWGPYGMTTPECEMNLWVGGLFRTLMRAPDGTEYPTQGVFLEIVAPRRLVFTDAFAPGWIPSGKPFMTAEVTLQEVDGNKTLYTARAMHWSQEDKQAHEAMGFHDGWGQSLERLVTLVTQGLPD
- a CDS encoding YciI family protein, with the protein product MKYLCLIYSNEQVLHTSPDSPADPECFAYAQAIQASGRMLAAEPLESVSTATTVRMRNGKLSITDGPFAETKEQLAGFYLIEAKDLNEAIQVAGGIPAARVGSVEVRPVRELNL
- a CDS encoding ATP-binding protein; the protein is MNVLSRLRARYHRPHDTVARWIALTTMAAMLTSLGLYSVFSLVAGVWARPPILETGLMERVASISRIINAAPVHQRHTLTQAATDKVFSVQWLARREDAHLPEINDPGFNDGQKLLRDLLEMPAASIEAYEPDDWAAEHVKRPYTLMVQLTDGSWMQFSVPTRRWGLDPFKRNLIVIVLALLSTVAVALIATRHLATPLERFAQGARRFGKDFRAPPIPVVGPHEIRQAILAFNAMQAQIQHFLNDRTQMLAAISHDLRAPLTRMRLRGEFIEDAEQQSRLFRDVDEMQAMVNSALNFFRDDARLEPATAFDLAELLLTVVDDFKDAGTEVTYEGPARLVYVGRPIGLKRALSNLVDNAIKYGSEAGVRLTAEGDRVQIQVVDRGPGIASEYQEQVFAPFFRIEGSRNKNTGGVGLGLPTARATVLEHGGSLTLHNRAADGLEVRVVLPMN
- a CDS encoding DUF6124 family protein translates to MIKEIDTPPTTLFTVIPDVSTETLLINSYETVCSVSTLLLDLSDDLTGKHRDVALAIHQLSELSVLLVGKAMDQHTPRC
- a CDS encoding response regulator, which produces MSHLLLVDDDIEVLALLQKFLEQHGYSVEVATDGPSLWRALERRLPDLIILDVMLPGDSGLVLCQQLRARHGIAVIMLTAMGELSDRVVGLELGADDYLTKPFDARELLARVRAVLRRTAEIAAPAQDSSRTILEFADWQLDITRRELRSPEKVMIPLSTGEFELLLVFAEHPRRILTRQQLLDLARGESYDAFDRSIDVQVSRLRRKLEADIHAEPMIRTIRNGGYLFSPSVIKR
- a CDS encoding gluconokinase, producing MSQPVTALVIMGVSGCGKSSVSEALCRLNGATAIEGDSFHPAANIEKMSAGHPLNDDDRAGWLDILCDELRRSLKAGEHPVLTCSALKKKYRDHLREAAPGLGFVFLELTRAVAADRVSHRPGHFMPASLIDSQFATLESPVGEPLTLALNASEDSVEELAEQTHAWWLQHGFEPNP
- a CDS encoding GNAT family N-acetyltransferase, encoding METRLASYETLSLVQKQQLDTLQVHPEQLAYSGDIYCALNSLLVNPNPAAIKGFALLADDLPVAFLLLKRPPCLPHWADEHSATLHALQVDRNQQGRGFGKACLQALPAAALQAWPQIKALELSVDADNVAAMRLYLSAGWVDSGEAYKGRIGNERRLALTLIA
- a CDS encoding GyrI-like domain-containing protein; amino-acid sequence: MDQQTKQPLEPRMEEGKALVIAGVQGRYSKATVGDIPRLWELFDTCIKDIKQRVGGVTYGVCHNPSHGEFDYLAGVEVPRKSDVPGNFESIEIPLHHYAVFPHYGPVQALEQTYERIMFEWLPHSGYKVAGADFERYSADFDARKGTGSVEIWLPVEAK
- a CDS encoding LacI family DNA-binding transcriptional regulator: MMTSKNDKNTRTTGRPTLNEVARLAGVSPITASRALRGVSTVATELAEKVQRAAAELNYVVNPAARALASAQSHSVVVIVPSLSNLLFIETLEAIHQVLRPKGFEVLIGNSHYSRDEEENLLRNYMAYQPRGLLLTGFDRTESARRMVEASNVPSVYMMDLDPNAGVNCVGFSQLAAGETAAAHLLSRGYKRLAYIGAQLDQRTLLRGEGFRRALQQAGRYDPALELLTPRPSSVGLGGELFLQLLAAHPDVDAIFFGNDDLAQGALLEAMRHGINVPERVAVLGFNDLPASSFMVPRLSSISTPREAIGRRAAEHLLTIMAGNKIAKPVVDMGFELQVREST
- a CDS encoding nuclear transport factor 2 family protein, whose amino-acid sequence is MSTAINRLIEQWKHAVTAKDIEKIVSYYADDILAFDAVAALQFKGKAAYRAHWEECMKQCPGPGIFEFHELHIVEAPDSAFAHWLAHCGGTGPDGVLKTCWMRVTAGYQRINGQWKVVHEHWSAPFDMQTGAGLFDLKP
- a CDS encoding GntP family permease, with protein sequence MFGMSHESYLLLDAVVTIIGLIVLITKFKVHPFIALIIAAGFLGLTSGMPVDKIIKAFQDGFGGVLGFVGIILALGTMLGKMMAESGGADQIAQTLIRAFGKEKVQWAMMFAAFLVGIPLFFEIGFVLLIPLVFIVARRTGVSLIKIGIPLLAGLSAVHGLVPPHPGPLLAIGVFGADIGKTILYGLIVALPTAIIAGPIFGTFIAKYIPGNPSQELVDQLAREPENKNLPSFSVTLITVLLPVFLMLLKTFADIAFAEGNVVRNWMDMIGHPITALLLALLLSLYTFGTRQGIHSKQILKLLDASLAPTAAIILIIGAGGGFKQMLVTSGVGDVIGHMAVNAQINPILLAWLVAAVIRVATGSATVATITGAGIVVPVVGMIPGVNRELLVLATGAGSLILSHVNDAGFWLVKQYFNMTVAETFKTWTAMETILSVVALIFIMLLSLVV